In Drosophila gunungcola strain Sukarami unplaced genomic scaffold, Dgunungcola_SK_2 000231F, whole genome shotgun sequence, a single genomic region encodes these proteins:
- the LOC128266028 gene encoding palmitoyltransferase ZDHHC8 isoform X1, with protein sequence MPKCDVKTRYIPATFAWIVLLLTTFLFFFYPCQYYVKSHPWVLAYQGVITFFVLANFTLATFMDPGIIPKASPDEDCEEELRAPLYKNAEINGITVKMKWCVTCKFYRPPRCSHCSVCNHCIETFDHHCPWVNNCIGRRNYRFFFFFLVSLSIHMLSIFSLCLVYVLKIMPNIKDTAPIVAMILMSLVTILAIPIFGLTGFHMVLVSRGRTTNEQVTGKFKGGYNPFSRGCWHNCCYTQFGPQYPSLLNPKKYASRRSQVQNQAISTICNDRSGQQTGAGGGAGGNGTAAAAAGGGGGVGGGGGGMRGTAVQYSPRSYYDASREKRGIQVKTYMAEGNGYNQRSGSTTLYSKLSPGRECSDTDLEPPPASQSQDCEPTPPLQRHNSSSFYLPQVSDGGGLNGSVSTGGGGGGGGGGGGGGDSPRHMRLYHPRHSPHARPRGLDPQRGYTSDALSPDHPVGYGVGVGVNGPQQQQQQALAAAAAAAAVAAQNQRSATTTATPTMQQRIKPLGVATPLVMASPVRRSNPGTPTQPRRPDFIGLNAQAVAQQQQQQQQAAAAAAAAAYYEYTSGLPPQHPQAPSIQQQQQQLLLQQQRVLMQHQQQQQALQQQQQQQQQVAVHAAHPQHAALAQAAYGGSPQRRFLSEGELVRQGAGGGGGIGVAGGGELSYARSNNTVDNIRELAGSPQRGVYMWKDTSPGFTSSVGQQQQQQQQVVSSGIGSSAGTLSSSGASAGVMPHAQYMTAGGGAHPLIMTHSRLQDYAIQQQQQQQQQQQQQQQAASYHRSNPTSPTTMPQVPGAGQQGYILRYGGSGSGSGSGAAGSSGSLASVTGSNPVYQPALRGGVAVFPPNPLGNANQTQPSPQIKRKQTPTRPMSFVRALEMTDSMEMQSLEQQQQLQQQNGGIPTSGTAMAMANNQQGGVGGGQLIQGNASNSGTPDRASIYDMNYEISV encoded by the exons CTGCCAGTACTACGTGAAGAGCCACCCATGGGTGCTGGCCTACCAGGGCGTGATCACATTCTTCGTGCTGGCCAACTTCACGCTGGCCACCTTCATGGACCCGGGCATCATCCCCAAAG CCTCGCCCGACGAAGACTGCGAGGAGGAGCTGCGCGCCCCGCTCTACAAGAATGCCGAGATCAACGGCATCACCGTCAAGATGAAATGGTGCGTCACCTGTAAGTTCTACCGCCCGCCACGCTGCTCCCACTGTTCCGTCTGCAATCACTGCATAGAG ACCTTCGATCACCACTGTCCGTGGGTCAACAACTGCATCGGCAGGCGGAACTACAggttctttttcttcttcctCGTCTCACTGTCCATTCACATGCTCAGCATTTTCTCGCTGTGTCTGGTCTACGTGCTGAAGATAATGCCCAACATCAAGGACACGGCGCCCATTGTCGC CATGATCCTGATGAGCCTGGTGACCATTCTGGCCATCCCCATCTTCGGTCTGACCGGCTTCCACATGGTGCTGGTGTCGCGGGGTCGGACGACCAACGAACAGGTCACCGGAAAGTTCAAGGGCGGCTACAATCCGTTCTCGCGCGGCTGCTGGCACAATTGCTGCTACACACAGTTCGGACCACAATACCCCAG CTTACTGAACCCGAAAAAGTACGCCTCGCGGCGGTCGCAGGTGCAGAACCAGGCGATCAGCACCATTTGCAACGACCGGAGCGGCCAGCAGACGGGCGCCGGGGGCGGGGCCGGCGGCAATGGGACCGCTGCAGCCGCAGCGGGCGGCGGGGGAGGCGtgggcggtggcggtggcggtatGCGCGGCACTGCGGTGCAGTACTCACCACGCTCCTACTACGACGCGAGTCGCGAGAAGCGCGGAATTCAGGTAAAGACATATATGGCCGAGGGCAATGGTTATAATCAACGGTCGGGCAGCACAACGCTTTACAGTAAG CTTTCGCCTGGACGGGAGTGCTCCGATACCGACTTGGAGCCACCACCTGCGTCCCAGAGTCAGGATTGCGAACCGACGCCGCCGCTGCAGCGGCACAACTCGAGCAGTTTCTATCTGCCGCAGGTGAGCGACGGCGGCGGATTGAATGGCAGCGTTTCCacgggcggcggcggcgggggaggaggcggcggtggaggtggtggtgATTCCCCCCGCCACATGCGTCTCTACCATCCGCGTCACAGTCCGCACGCGAGGCCCAG GGGCCTGGATCCGCAGCGGGGCTATACGAGTGACGCCCTTTCGCCGGACCATCCCGTCGGCTAtggagtgggcgtgggcgtgaaCGGaccgcaacagcagcaacagcaagcgctggcggcggcagcggcggcggcggcggtggcagcACAAAATCAACGCAGCGCGACGaccacggccacgcccaccatgCAGCAGCGGATCAAGCCGCTGGGCGTGGCCACGCCCCTCGTGATGGCGAGTCCAGTGCGAAG ATCTAATCCGGGCACGCCCACTCAGCCGAGACGCCCCGATTTCATAGGGCTGAATGCCCAGGCGGtggcgcagcagcagcagcaacagcaacaggcagcggcggcggcagcagcagcggcctATTACGAGTACACCAGCGGTCTGCCGCCTCAGCATCCGCAGGCGCCCAgcatccagcagcagcagcagcaactgctcCTCCAGCAGCAGCGCGTCCTCatgcagcaccagcaacagcagcagg ctttgcaacagcaacaacaacagcagcagcaggtggcGGTACATGCGGCGCATCCGCAGCACGCCGCTCTGGCGCAGGCGGCCTACGGCGGCAGTCCGCAGCGGCGCTTCCTCTCCGAGGGCGAACTGGTGCGCCAGGGGGCCGGCGGCGGGGGCGGCATTGGCGTGGCCGGCGGCGGCGAGCTGTCGTACGCGCGGTCCAACAACACGGTGGATAATATACGTGAGCTGGCGGGCAGTCCGCAGCGCGGCGTTTACATGTGGAAGGACACGTCGCCGGGATTCACTAGCTCAGTgggacagcagcaacaacagcagcaacaggtgGTCAGCAGCGGGATTGGCAGCAGTGCGGGCACGCTGTCCAGCAGCGGAGCCTCCGCCGGCGTGATGCCGCATGCCCAGTACATGACGGCGGGCGGCGGAGCCCATCCGCTGATCATGACGCACTCGCGACTCCAGGACTATGccatccagcagcagcagcaacaacagcagcagcagcagcagcaacaacaggcCGCCTCATATCATCGCTCCAACCCGACGAGTCCCACCACCATGCCTCAAGTGCCCGGAGCTGGCCAGCAGGGCTATATTCTGCGCTATGgcggatcgggatcgggatcgggatcgggagcAGCTGGCAGCAGTGGCAGTTTGGCCAGCGTGACGGGCAGCAATCCCGTCTATCAGCCAGCATTGCGGGGCGGGGTGGCCGTGTTTCCGCCCAATCCGCTGGGAAATGCCAACCAGACGCAGCCCTCGCCGCAGATAAAGCGAAAGCAGACGCCCACGCGTCCCATGAGCTTTGTGCGGGCCCTGGAGATGACCGACTCCATGGAGATGCAGTcgctggagcagcagcagcagctgcagcagcagaatGGTGGCATACCCACGAGCGGaacggcaatggcaatggcaaacAATCAGCAGGGCGGCGTTGGCGGCGGGCAACTAATCCAGGGCAACGCCTCCAATTCGGGCACGCCGGATAGGGCCAGCATCTACGACATGAACTACGAGATCTCCGTATAA